The Desulfohalovibrio reitneri genome contains a region encoding:
- a CDS encoding PTS system mannose/fructose/sorbose family transporter subunit IID has product MAALTGIDSRTIWRIFLRTYLVGACFNTRGMQNIGLGLAMDPGLRALHSDPAELGRARRRALKHYNSHPFFAPMLAGVFLSLEAAIARGEIKPKTLEEVKRTASYTLSAIGDSFFGGGLVPFWALSTVCLVASSNHAAAVVWGAGLVVALQWFRFMGLVTGVRHGLGALPRLKRLNLINWGRRLKYANGLLIILLWAMLWRGEMVWWKWLLSCSLLGAAAWLVRRLGLPREVVVLGLVAGYVLWPWMARMV; this is encoded by the coding sequence ATGGCAGCGCTCACCGGCATCGACTCGCGCACAATCTGGCGCATTTTTTTGCGCACCTACCTTGTGGGCGCCTGCTTCAACACGCGCGGCATGCAGAACATCGGCCTGGGGCTGGCCATGGACCCCGGCCTGCGCGCCCTGCATTCCGACCCGGCCGAACTGGGCCGGGCCAGGCGGCGGGCCCTGAAACACTACAACTCGCACCCCTTCTTCGCGCCCATGCTGGCGGGGGTGTTCCTCTCCCTGGAGGCGGCCATCGCCCGGGGGGAGATCAAGCCCAAGACCCTGGAGGAGGTCAAGCGCACGGCTTCCTATACGCTCTCGGCCATCGGCGATTCCTTTTTCGGCGGAGGTCTGGTCCCCTTTTGGGCCCTGTCCACCGTCTGCCTCGTGGCCTCTTCAAATCACGCGGCGGCCGTGGTATGGGGCGCCGGTTTGGTCGTCGCCCTGCAGTGGTTCCGCTTCATGGGGCTTGTTACGGGCGTCCGCCACGGCCTCGGCGCGCTGCCCAGGCTCAAGCGGCTGAACCTCATCAACTGGGGCCGAAGGCTGAAGTACGCCAACGGCCTGCTCATCATCCTGCTTTGGGCCATGCTCTGGCGCGGAGAGATGGTGTGGTGGAAGTGGCTGCTGTCCTGCTCCCTGCTGGGAGCCGCGGCCTGGCTGGTGAGAAGGCTGGGATTGCCGCGCGAGGTGGTTGTCCTCGGCCTGGTGGCGGGGTATGTGCTGTGGCCCTGGATGGCCCGAATGGTATGA
- a CDS encoding HPr family phosphocarrier protein, with translation MTMHEEHRENSPMVRHVCVLDDMGLHARPAARLAKEAQRFQSDIRLAAGGQEVDAKSILDILTLSAAGGSALELRAHGSDAPQALDHLESLFRNHFEAQDGG, from the coding sequence ATGACGATGCACGAAGAACACCGCGAAAATTCCCCCATGGTGCGCCACGTCTGCGTGCTGGACGACATGGGTCTGCACGCCCGCCCGGCCGCCCGCCTGGCCAAGGAGGCCCAGCGCTTCCAGTCGGACATACGTCTGGCCGCCGGCGGACAGGAAGTGGACGCCAAGTCCATCCTGGATATCCTCACCCTCTCCGCGGCGGGCGGCTCCGCCCTGGAACTGCGCGCCCACGGAAGCGACGCGCCGCAGGCCCTGGACCACCTTGAATCCCTCTTCCGCAACCATTTCGAAGCCCAGGACGGGGGGTAG
- the smpB gene encoding SsrA-binding protein SmpB, whose translation MANDTAKAPSKTVALNRKARHEYEFLDTYEAGLSLSGSEVKSLRDGKVSFKDSHVDFRGNEAFWVGAHIAPYENAGYAQHDPERPRKLLLHAREIDMLRGRKEQKGLSVIPVKLTLKRGRFKLEIALARGKRLHDKKDALKQRDLDREAKRQLSEKY comes from the coding sequence ATGGCCAACGACACCGCCAAAGCGCCCAGCAAGACCGTGGCCCTCAACCGCAAGGCCCGCCACGAATACGAGTTCCTGGACACCTACGAGGCCGGGCTCTCCCTCTCCGGCTCCGAGGTCAAATCCCTGCGCGACGGCAAGGTTTCCTTCAAGGACTCCCACGTGGACTTCCGGGGCAACGAGGCCTTCTGGGTGGGCGCCCACATCGCCCCCTACGAAAACGCGGGCTACGCCCAACACGACCCGGAACGCCCCCGCAAACTCCTCCTCCACGCCCGCGAAATCGACATGCTGCGCGGCCGCAAGGAACAAAAAGGCCTCTCCGTCATCCCGGTCAAACTCACCCTTAAACGCGGCCGCTTCAAACTGGAAATCGCCCTCGCCCGGGGCAAACGCCTCCACGACAAAAAAGACGCCCTGAAGCAGAGGGATCTGGACCGCGAGGCGAAACGGCAGTTGTCCGAAAAGTATTAG
- a CDS encoding FAD-binding oxidoreductase, which produces MLHRSQTAFLKRLFPGDQLALAPAETHPARVDASRRTGGPAWAVVRPRTTEEVSELLGWAQAEGVPVTPRARGTGVAAGGIPGPEGGVVLSTLYMDRVLEISETDFVARVQPGVVTGKLQADLESRRLFYPPDPASVGVSTIGGNIATCAGGMRALKYGVTRDHVLGLEAVLPGGEVIRAGSRCHKDVCGLDLTRLLVGSEGSLAVITEAVLKLLPLPEASASLLAGFEDLERALAGAGAVFRAGLLPSALEFMDSGVLGALEKARAKSGGEVPWPKGTGACLLFKLDGSRVAVGAEIERLREALADSTPTFVKLGTDQEGEEALWDLRRMISPAMHLIAPNKSNDDVAVPRGRVAEAVARYKAIGRERGVGVYCFGHLGDGNIHVDIMYDESDPAQAEAAPQAKKEILRASVEMGGTLTGEHGVGQVKTPYLGMQLGPAERGLMARVKAAFDPSGILNPGKAL; this is translated from the coding sequence ATGCTGCACCGATCCCAGACCGCATTTCTCAAACGACTTTTTCCCGGCGACCAACTTGCCTTGGCCCCGGCGGAAACGCACCCGGCGCGGGTGGACGCCTCCCGCCGCACGGGCGGCCCGGCCTGGGCCGTGGTGCGGCCGAGGACCACGGAGGAGGTATCCGAGCTTCTGGGCTGGGCCCAGGCCGAGGGCGTGCCGGTGACGCCGCGCGCTCGGGGTACGGGCGTGGCCGCGGGCGGCATTCCCGGGCCGGAGGGCGGGGTGGTGCTTTCCACCTTGTATATGGACCGGGTGCTGGAGATTTCCGAAACGGATTTCGTGGCCCGGGTGCAGCCCGGGGTGGTCACCGGCAAACTGCAGGCCGACCTGGAGTCGCGGCGGCTGTTCTACCCGCCGGACCCGGCTTCGGTGGGCGTCTCCACCATCGGCGGCAACATCGCCACCTGCGCCGGGGGCATGCGGGCGCTGAAGTACGGCGTCACCCGCGACCACGTGCTGGGGCTGGAGGCGGTGCTGCCGGGCGGCGAGGTCATCCGCGCCGGGTCGCGCTGCCACAAGGACGTCTGCGGGCTGGATTTGACGCGGCTTTTGGTGGGCAGCGAGGGCAGCTTGGCGGTCATCACCGAGGCGGTGCTCAAGCTGCTGCCGCTGCCCGAGGCCTCGGCCTCGCTGCTGGCTGGCTTCGAGGATTTGGAGCGCGCGCTTGCGGGCGCTGGCGCGGTGTTCAGGGCCGGGCTGTTGCCGTCGGCGCTGGAGTTCATGGATTCCGGGGTGCTGGGCGCGCTGGAGAAGGCCCGCGCCAAGTCGGGCGGCGAGGTGCCCTGGCCGAAGGGCACCGGGGCCTGCCTGCTGTTCAAGCTGGACGGCTCCCGGGTGGCCGTGGGGGCGGAGATCGAGCGGCTTCGCGAGGCCCTGGCCGATTCCACGCCCACCTTCGTGAAGCTGGGGACCGACCAGGAGGGCGAGGAGGCGCTGTGGGACTTGCGGCGCATGATCTCCCCGGCCATGCATCTCATCGCCCCCAACAAGAGCAACGACGACGTGGCCGTGCCGCGCGGCCGCGTGGCCGAGGCCGTGGCCCGCTACAAGGCCATCGGCCGTGAGCGCGGCGTGGGCGTGTACTGTTTCGGCCATTTGGGCGACGGCAACATCCACGTGGACATCATGTACGACGAGTCCGACCCGGCCCAGGCCGAGGCCGCGCCCCAGGCCAAAAAGGAGATTTTGCGCGCCTCGGTGGAGATGGGCGGCACCCTCACCGGCGAGCACGGCGTGGGGCAGGTCAAGACGCCCTACCTGGGCATGCAGCTCGGCCCGGCCGAGCGGGGGCTGATGGCCCGCGTCAAGGCGGCCTTCGACCCGAGCGGCATCCTCAATCCTGGGAAGGCGCTGTGA
- the ptsP gene encoding phosphoenolpyruvate--protein phosphotransferase — MARYTITGIPVSSGIAIGKAVFLNRNRFEHVPRHSLSEGAVEGETERLKQAFAQTEDYLEGLRKRVPRELRDHALIIDSHLMILRDPKLTDKAVNFVKEHRINAEWALEKAVGELRDAFSALEDPYIRERMNDVRMVAERVLIQLSGELTDFSHVQGRVALMAHDLTPADTVELSLDKILCLATSLGAKTSHTGILARSLQIPAVVGVDELEEKVQDGDLVVVDGLKGRILVEPDDEELAHYEELGDQFEAYQKSIIRFCHLPGETRDGYSVEVMANIELFEEVAQVIDNGGEGVGLYRTEYSYMNRSQLPDEEELFEEYSDLASILAPRGLTIRSLDIGADKMLSHFGGFEESNPALGMRAIRFCMRHPDIFKTQVRAVLRAGIYGPIRIMFPMISGLKELRYAKAVFNEAKAELKREGRDFDPLMPFGIMVELPSAVMVAEFLAQEVDFFSIGTNDLIQYSLGIDRTNRGVSYLYQPLHPAIVRMIKQVVDAAHMSGIEVGLCGEMAADPFCVPILMGMGVDSLSMGPQAVPGIKRIIRQTDMDECTELLKMVLKSRTVSRTNRLVRDIIYQRYPEELTFYSSLLDIEEAN, encoded by the coding sequence GTGGCCAGGTACACCATAACCGGCATCCCCGTCTCCTCCGGTATAGCCATTGGCAAGGCGGTCTTCCTCAACCGCAACCGCTTCGAGCACGTCCCCAGGCACTCGCTGTCCGAGGGAGCCGTCGAGGGCGAGACCGAGCGCCTGAAACAGGCCTTCGCCCAGACCGAGGACTACCTGGAGGGACTGCGCAAGCGCGTCCCGCGCGAACTGCGCGACCACGCCCTGATCATCGACTCCCATCTGATGATCCTGCGAGACCCAAAGCTCACCGACAAGGCCGTGAACTTCGTTAAGGAGCACCGCATTAACGCGGAATGGGCCCTTGAAAAGGCGGTGGGCGAGTTGCGCGACGCCTTCTCCGCCCTGGAGGACCCCTACATCCGCGAGCGCATGAACGACGTGCGCATGGTGGCCGAACGGGTCCTCATCCAACTCTCCGGCGAGCTGACCGACTTTTCCCACGTGCAGGGCCGTGTGGCCCTCATGGCCCACGACCTCACCCCGGCCGACACCGTGGAGCTGTCCCTGGACAAGATCCTCTGCCTGGCCACCTCCCTGGGCGCCAAGACGTCCCACACCGGCATCCTGGCCCGCTCCCTGCAAATCCCCGCCGTGGTGGGCGTGGACGAATTGGAGGAGAAGGTCCAGGACGGCGACCTGGTGGTGGTGGACGGCCTCAAGGGCCGCATCCTGGTGGAACCGGACGACGAGGAGTTGGCACATTACGAGGAATTGGGCGACCAGTTCGAGGCCTACCAGAAGTCCATCATCCGCTTCTGCCACCTGCCCGGGGAAACCCGCGACGGCTACAGCGTGGAGGTGATGGCCAACATCGAGCTCTTCGAGGAGGTGGCCCAGGTCATCGACAACGGCGGGGAGGGCGTGGGTCTGTATCGCACCGAATACAGCTACATGAACCGTTCCCAGCTGCCGGACGAGGAAGAACTCTTCGAGGAGTACTCCGACCTAGCCTCCATCCTGGCCCCACGCGGCCTGACCATCCGCAGCCTGGATATCGGCGCGGACAAGATGCTCTCCCACTTCGGCGGCTTCGAGGAGTCCAACCCCGCCCTGGGCATGCGGGCCATCCGCTTCTGCATGCGCCACCCGGACATCTTCAAGACCCAGGTGCGGGCCGTGCTGCGGGCCGGAATCTACGGGCCCATCCGCATCATGTTCCCCATGATCTCCGGCCTCAAGGAACTGCGCTACGCCAAGGCCGTGTTCAACGAGGCCAAGGCCGAGCTTAAGCGCGAAGGCCGCGACTTCGACCCGCTGATGCCCTTCGGCATCATGGTGGAGTTGCCCTCGGCCGTCATGGTGGCCGAGTTCCTGGCCCAGGAGGTGGACTTCTTCTCCATCGGCACCAACGACCTCATCCAGTACTCCCTGGGCATCGACCGCACCAACCGCGGGGTCTCCTACCTCTACCAGCCCCTGCACCCGGCCATCGTCCGCATGATCAAGCAGGTGGTGGACGCCGCCCACATGTCCGGCATCGAGGTGGGGCTGTGCGGCGAAATGGCCGCAGACCCCTTCTGCGTGCCCATTCTCATGGGCATGGGCGTGGACTCCCTCTCCATGGGCCCCCAGGCCGTCCCCGGCATCAAGCGCATCATTCGCCAGACGGACATGGACGAGTGCACAGAACTGCTGAAAATGGTCCTCAAATCACGCACCGTCTCCCGCACCAACCGCTTGGTGCGCGACATCATCTACCAGCGCTACCCCGAGGAACTGACCTTCTACTCCTCCCTGCTGGACATCGAGGAAGCCAACTGA